From a region of the Falsibacillus albus genome:
- a CDS encoding FeoA family protein: MSSSKLLPLSEAETGQSFTIKKLHLEGTMRRRLLDLGFVPESTVKVLQKSPLGDPVAFHVSNTTIALRREESSKIIGELIEDGSFS; this comes from the coding sequence ATGAGCTCGTCTAAATTATTGCCTTTAAGCGAAGCTGAAACCGGGCAAAGTTTTACTATTAAAAAGCTGCATTTAGAAGGGACGATGAGGCGGCGCTTACTGGACCTTGGGTTTGTTCCCGAAAGCACAGTAAAGGTCTTGCAGAAGAGTCCGCTCGGCGATCCGGTTGCCTTTCATGTTAGCAATACGACAATCGCATTGAGACGTGAGGAGAGTTCAAAAATCATTGGGGAGTTGATCGAGGATGGATCCTTCAGTTAA
- a CDS encoding FeoB small GTPase domain-containing protein — translation MDPSVKFTIALAGNPNTGKSTLFNRMTGLKQHTGNWPGKTVIHAEGYFKHKDREYRMIDLPGTYSLFSNSADEEVARNYIVFEKPDITLVVLDATSLERNLNLALQVLEMTDRVIICLNLMDEARKKGIEINAEKLGEKLGVPVIKISARNNEGITELLETIEKMVLGQIKVNPYSIRYSPEIEEKVKALEPSIEELFGNEYPTRWIALRLLDGDKELMNELKMRLKTISPRGRNQGAAFSI, via the coding sequence ATGGATCCTTCAGTTAAGTTCACCATTGCCCTTGCAGGAAATCCGAATACAGGAAAAAGCACTTTATTCAACCGGATGACCGGACTGAAGCAGCATACCGGGAACTGGCCGGGCAAAACCGTCATTCATGCGGAAGGCTATTTTAAGCATAAGGACCGCGAATATCGCATGATTGATTTACCAGGCACTTATTCTTTATTTTCCAACTCAGCCGATGAAGAAGTTGCACGCAATTATATTGTGTTTGAAAAACCGGATATTACCCTGGTCGTATTGGACGCCACTTCCTTGGAGAGAAACCTGAACCTTGCCCTCCAAGTGCTTGAAATGACGGACCGGGTAATTATTTGCTTGAACCTGATGGATGAAGCAAGGAAAAAAGGCATCGAAATCAATGCCGAAAAGCTTGGAGAAAAGCTTGGGGTCCCAGTCATCAAAATTTCAGCCCGAAATAATGAAGGAATAACGGAACTGCTGGAGACGATCGAAAAGATGGTGCTCGGTCAGATCAAGGTGAACCCTTATTCCATTCGCTATTCACCTGAAATCGAAGAAAAGGTGAAGGCTTTGGAGCCCTCCATTGAAGAATTGTTTGGAAACGAGTATCCGACGCGCTGGATCGCCTTGCGGTTATTGGATGGAGACAAGGAGTTAATGAACGAATTAAAAATGAGGCTGAAAACGATTAGCCCAAGGGGGAGGAATCAAGGTGCAGCATTCAGCATCTAA
- a CDS encoding nucleoside recognition domain-containing protein, with translation MSSDHTRDEMVGQIFKNTREICSGIVSVKNQDKLRHNEKLDKIFTSPIFGFPIMLAMLSVVIYLTIAGANVPSSMLAEFFGWLEGYLTKAFEFFHSPEWLHGILVLGLYRGTAWVVSVMLPPMAIFFPIFALLENYGYLPRVAFNMDRLFKKSGAHGKQSLTMAMGFGCNAAAIMSTRIIESPRERMLAILTNNFVPCNGRWPTLILLASLFMAAGYTGGMGTLVTAGVVVGMVIVGIIVTLSVSWVLSKTALKGVPTHYTLELPPYRRPKIINTIVRSSIDKSWNVLMRAVKVAAPAGIATWVLANIYIGDTSILVYLVDFLDPFAKALGLDGYILMAFIIGLPANEIVLPILLMGYLSTGALTEVDDLHALKQIFLDHGWTWLTALNMMLFSLLHFPCGTTLVNIYKETKSKKWTFMAFAIPTGIALAVTFIVAQVVRALGWV, from the coding sequence ATGTCCAGCGACCATACGCGTGATGAAATGGTCGGACAGATTTTCAAAAACACACGTGAAATTTGCAGCGGCATCGTCTCGGTCAAAAACCAGGATAAATTAAGGCATAATGAGAAATTGGATAAAATTTTCACTTCACCGATTTTCGGCTTTCCGATCATGCTTGCCATGCTTTCCGTCGTTATTTATTTGACGATCGCCGGCGCAAATGTCCCGTCCTCGATGCTTGCTGAATTCTTTGGATGGCTCGAAGGATATTTAACGAAAGCATTTGAATTTTTCCATTCCCCGGAGTGGCTTCACGGAATCCTGGTCCTCGGTCTGTATCGGGGCACCGCTTGGGTTGTCAGTGTCATGCTCCCTCCGATGGCAATATTCTTCCCGATATTCGCCCTGCTGGAGAATTACGGATATCTGCCTAGGGTGGCGTTCAATATGGACCGTTTGTTCAAAAAATCCGGCGCCCATGGAAAACAATCGCTTACGATGGCCATGGGATTTGGATGCAATGCCGCAGCAATCATGTCGACACGCATCATCGAATCTCCAAGGGAAAGGATGCTCGCCATCCTGACAAACAACTTTGTACCATGTAACGGGAGATGGCCGACATTGATCCTGCTTGCCTCCCTGTTCATGGCGGCAGGATATACAGGAGGAATGGGAACGCTTGTCACTGCCGGCGTTGTGGTCGGAATGGTCATTGTGGGAATCATCGTCACCCTATCCGTATCTTGGGTCCTTTCAAAAACAGCACTCAAAGGGGTTCCTACACACTATACACTGGAGCTTCCTCCCTACCGCCGGCCAAAAATCATCAATACAATCGTACGTTCAAGCATCGATAAATCATGGAACGTGTTGATGAGGGCGGTCAAAGTGGCGGCGCCTGCAGGTATCGCCACCTGGGTACTGGCGAATATTTATATAGGGGACACAAGCATCCTGGTTTATCTTGTCGACTTCCTTGATCCTTTTGCGAAAGCATTGGGATTGGATGGATACATTTTGATGGCATTCATTATCGGACTTCCAGCGAATGAAATAGTCCTGCCAATTTTATTGATGGGCTATCTTTCGACCGGCGCCCTGACAGAAGTGGATGACCTCCATGCATTGAAGCAGATTTTCCTTGACCATGGCTGGACTTGGCTGACTGCATTAAACATGATGCTGTTTTCATTGCTGCATTTCCCGTGTGGGACTACACTCGTCAATATTTACAAAGAAACGAAAAGCAAAAAATGGACCTTCATGGCCTTTGCCATTCCAACCGGGATCGCACTTGCTGTCACGTTCATTGTCGCCCAGGTTGTCCGTGCATTGGGATGGGTTTAA
- a CDS encoding GNAT family N-acetyltransferase produces MEYRVLTPDDAEEYLRIRLEGLKGNPEAFATTYEDKVNEKDALKKTAGRLTTTDDVFTMGAFSDGKLVSVVTFVREMAPKLHHKASIFAVYTSPEYRGKGIARQLFLELLEKVKGFKGLEQLHLTVVSDNLAAIHLYKSLGFEKFGTEKNAMKHGDRYWDEDLMALFLKW; encoded by the coding sequence ATGGAATATCGTGTATTGACACCAGATGACGCAGAGGAATATTTGCGGATACGCTTAGAGGGGTTAAAAGGAAATCCAGAAGCATTTGCCACTACATATGAGGATAAAGTAAATGAGAAGGATGCCTTGAAAAAAACGGCGGGTAGACTGACGACAACGGATGATGTGTTTACGATGGGCGCATTTTCCGATGGCAAGCTGGTCAGTGTGGTCACCTTTGTCAGGGAGATGGCACCAAAGCTTCATCACAAAGCCTCTATCTTCGCAGTGTATACCTCCCCGGAATATCGGGGAAAGGGAATCGCCAGACAGCTATTCCTGGAACTGCTTGAAAAGGTGAAGGGATTTAAGGGACTGGAGCAGCTTCATTTGACAGTCGTTTCAGATAATCTTGCAGCCATTCATTTGTACAAGTCGCTAGGGTTTGAAAAGTTCGGAACAGAAAAAAATGCGATGAAGCACGGGGACCGGTATTGGGACGAGGATCTGATGGCGCTATTTTTGAAATGGTGA
- a CDS encoding PTS sugar transporter subunit IIA — protein sequence MDQKKENSIKLLSPLSGEIVKLSEVNKTKFSSGMMGKGAAVKPVQGKAVAPCDGEVVQVFPTKHALTIHTENDIELMVQIGLDSEKLEGDGFEVHVEEKDKVKAGDPLITFDLDSFKKKNLSSTSPIVVVNANRIGNFAITNEAEATAGETILMELSVKEQDE from the coding sequence ATGGATCAAAAGAAAGAAAATTCCATTAAGCTATTATCTCCATTGTCAGGGGAAATCGTGAAATTAAGCGAAGTGAATAAAACGAAATTTTCCAGCGGCATGATGGGAAAAGGCGCAGCCGTTAAACCTGTTCAAGGAAAAGCAGTCGCTCCATGCGATGGTGAAGTCGTCCAGGTTTTCCCGACGAAGCATGCATTGACGATTCATACCGAGAATGACATCGAGCTCATGGTGCAAATCGGCCTTGATTCCGAAAAGCTTGAAGGCGATGGGTTCGAGGTACATGTTGAGGAAAAGGATAAAGTGAAAGCCGGCGACCCGCTGATTACGTTCGACTTAGACAGCTTTAAAAAGAAAAATCTATCATCCACCTCTCCAATTGTCGTTGTAAACGCCAACAGAATCGGTAACTTTGCCATCACAAATGAAGCCGAAGCCACTGCAGGCGAAACAATATTAATGGAACTAAGTGTAAAAGAACAGGATGAATAA
- a CDS encoding FMN-binding glutamate synthase family protein — protein MTVASYILIAIVILLIVVPLILIGWIWYKDEKQEEHSVLRNYPVLGKMRYILEKIGPELRQYLFHNDNEARPFSRREYQSTVISAKYKSRLLGFGSERDFDGPGYYVRNAMYPVHREDLKIDNSKKVKTKIYKIDKDNLFRRQEHREYTEADPYYLHDDDAILIGGDTCRNPFKVKGFIGQSAMSYGALGEKAITTLSTGLGLAGGTWMNTGEGGLSQHHLKGGVDIIYQIGPGLFGVRTKDGEFSWEEFKRKSEIEEVKAFELKFAQGAKTRGGHVDGSKVTPEIAEIRNVEPWKSVDSPNRFYQFNNNEEMFDFLEKLRDVGGKPVGIKIVVGNIDDLETFAADMARLGKGPDFITVDGGEGGTGASYQELADATGLPIRAALPLVDDMLKKYKVRDRVKIFASGKLLTPDKIAMALSMGADLVNIARGLMFSVGCIQAQVCHTNNCPVGVATTDPKLQRALIVEEKSFRTCNYLISLREGVFNLAAAAGIDSPVKFERKHIIYKDEFGLVYPVDDLFKQVPFVETQTHAANS, from the coding sequence ATGACAGTAGCTTCCTATATATTAATTGCAATCGTCATACTATTAATTGTTGTACCTCTTATTTTGATTGGCTGGATTTGGTATAAGGATGAGAAGCAGGAAGAGCATTCAGTGCTGAGAAATTATCCTGTCTTGGGGAAAATGAGATATATTCTTGAAAAAATAGGTCCGGAGTTGCGTCAATACCTTTTTCACAATGACAATGAAGCCAGGCCTTTTTCAAGGAGGGAATATCAAAGCACCGTCATCTCCGCAAAATATAAAAGCAGGCTTTTGGGCTTTGGTTCTGAAAGGGATTTTGACGGACCCGGGTACTATGTCAGAAATGCCATGTATCCTGTTCATCGGGAAGATTTGAAAATTGACAACAGCAAGAAGGTAAAAACAAAAATTTATAAAATCGATAAGGATAATTTATTCAGGAGACAGGAGCATAGGGAGTATACGGAAGCGGATCCATACTATCTTCATGATGATGACGCCATCTTGATCGGCGGGGATACATGCCGGAACCCTTTCAAAGTCAAAGGATTCATCGGCCAATCAGCGATGAGCTACGGGGCTTTGGGAGAAAAAGCCATCACGACTCTCTCCACTGGCCTTGGATTGGCTGGTGGTACGTGGATGAACACCGGTGAAGGAGGATTGTCACAGCATCATTTAAAGGGCGGCGTCGATATCATCTACCAAATTGGTCCTGGATTGTTCGGTGTCCGCACGAAAGACGGCGAATTCTCTTGGGAAGAGTTCAAAAGAAAAAGTGAAATCGAGGAGGTAAAAGCGTTTGAATTGAAGTTCGCCCAAGGCGCCAAAACGCGCGGCGGGCACGTCGACGGATCAAAGGTCACACCTGAGATTGCTGAGATCCGCAATGTGGAGCCGTGGAAATCAGTGGATAGTCCGAATCGTTTCTATCAATTCAACAATAATGAAGAGATGTTCGATTTCCTTGAAAAGCTCCGTGATGTAGGAGGCAAGCCGGTCGGAATCAAAATTGTCGTCGGAAACATCGATGATCTGGAAACCTTCGCAGCCGACATGGCGAGATTGGGCAAAGGCCCTGATTTCATCACGGTCGATGGGGGGGAAGGCGGAACAGGTGCATCCTACCAGGAATTGGCCGATGCAACAGGCCTGCCGATCCGTGCGGCATTGCCGTTGGTCGATGATATGCTGAAGAAATATAAGGTCAGGGATCGAGTGAAGATATTTGCATCCGGTAAATTATTGACACCTGATAAAATTGCCATGGCACTTTCCATGGGTGCAGATTTGGTCAACATTGCAAGGGGACTCATGTTTTCGGTCGGCTGCATTCAAGCACAGGTCTGCCATACGAACAATTGCCCCGTCGGCGTCGCGACGACAGATCCGAAATTGCAGCGTGCACTCATAGTGGAGGAAAAATCCTTCCGTACATGCAATTATTTAATTTCTTTGCGAGAAGGAGTATTTAACCTGGCTGCTGCAGCAGGCATTGATTCTCCTGTTAAATTTGAAAGGAAGCACATTATCTACAAAGACGAATTCGGACTCGTTTATCCCGTGGATGACCTCTTCAAGCAAGTCCCATTCGTCGAAACCCAAACACACGCAGCAAACAGCTAA
- a CDS encoding cytochrome C oxidase subunit IV family protein — MDSTNLSKWRYYLSFAIMILFSAFAFYLTSEMKMIITPGRLMTVLLLMAFIQAGIQFIIFMHIFKTQKWYRIIALSSGGMVAALTILFLWLLQ; from the coding sequence ATGGATTCTACTAATCTGTCAAAATGGCGATATTATTTATCGTTTGCAATCATGATCCTATTTTCAGCCTTTGCTTTTTACTTGACCAGCGAAATGAAAATGATCATCACGCCAGGCAGGCTGATGACCGTGCTTCTTTTGATGGCATTCATTCAAGCAGGCATTCAGTTTATTATTTTTATGCATATATTTAAAACACAGAAATGGTATCGGATCATCGCCCTGTCCAGTGGTGGAATGGTCGCAGCGCTTACGATTCTATTTCTTTGGCTGCTACAATAA